CCAAGAATAAGAGCTTTCAAGCCTCAATAACCCTTTTTCAGTGCCAGAATAACCCCCGTAAGGAACAGCTGGCTCGCGGCTCTAAACGGACGGTTATTCGGTCTCACAAACTGAATGAGAGACACCATGAGATACACCAAACGACAAGTACTCCATCCCAACTGTCAGCGACTGTGAAGTCTGCTCTCCGCATACTCTCAATCAGCATCGTGGAACGCCACACCAATTCCAGAGTCTCCCATACCATAATACAAGAACCATCGATCCTGAAAACGTACCAAACCCTCTATGAAAACTACGTTTGGTATCTGTCCCTGACGTTCTAACATGAGATTTGGAGTTAAAAATGGAGTCTCCGACCGTGCAACGATTTTGGTTGGATCTCGTTTGTCGAAAAGGACCTGACCACTTGCATAAACACGAGCATTATTGGCGCCGTTGTACAGTAATAGAATGCCACCAGTTGTGATAAGTGGCGGCGGTCCCGGTTCGACCAATCTGCTATCGAACCGTTGAGGACGAGGACGTAAGACTGGCTCTTCTATAACCGTCCAAGTGAGCAAGTCCGATGAGTACGCAGCCCAGAGGTTCGTGTCCCCAAAATACATCCAATACACCCCGTCGATTGGAGTAGACAGTATAGCGCCGGACTTGGTCCAACCTCGTTTTGGAAAGATTATTCCGTGCTTTTCCCAGGTGTGAAGATCTGTGGAGCTCGCCAGGGCAAGACGGGCGGTCTCTCCATCGTAGGCGGTATAGGTGAGATAGAAGATTTCTCCTATCTTGACGACACGTGGGTCTTCGCATCCACCTGGAAATTCCCATGTTTTGGTGGGCTCCAGAACTGGGTAAGGTTCTCGTTCGAAATGAAGGCCGTCACTGCTGTACGCAAGCCCGATGCGAGAGGTGCCGTTCCATTGTCCAGTACCTGTGGAATCCTCTGCCCTGTAGAGGAGCCAAATGGTATCTCCATTCGTCCAAGCGGCGGGATTGAAAATGTCTTTCGCCTGCCAAGTCTTGCCCAAAGGTTCCAGAATAGGGTTGTGCTCATATTTGACAAAGGGCTCCAGCTGCCACTTGTTATTTTCGACGCAACCTATCAGGAAAGCGCAAACAGTCAAGGAAGTAATATATCTTAGTGCGTTCCTACACATGGGATAGGGAATCCTCATTTCGTCGTAACGCATAACCTTCTGGCGACCAGCGTCCCGCAATATGCGGGGTCCGTTCCATTATGATCCGAGGTTAATCCGCGGTCGGGCTCTACCATTTAATCCCTCTCTTCTCGCCCGATAAATCTACAAGAAACCAATTTGATTCCCTTACTTAAGAAAAATGCTTAGTAACACCGAGCCCAATTACCATTTCACGCAACTTATGGGTATTAATTACCTTAAGAAATGGGAGGTATCCAGTCTCCCCGCTTCTTGTACCTTGTGGATGAAAATCAGTCTTAATGGTCCGAAAAGTTCCGGCTCATTATGCACAGATCACCATTCTCCGATACTTCAAGCACTCGGAAGTCAACGAACTCAAGATTTGCTCTAGAAGTCTACCTCGTAGCTGAGTCCCCATATGTTCCAGGTTTTCGGCTTGGGATCATTCACCTCCTTCTGAAGTCTATAGAAGAAGTTGACGGAGTTGCTTTTCACGATTCGGTTCTTGATACCTAAGGTAAGTCTGTATTTCATGAATTGATTAGCGGGATTTTCGATGAGATGGAATACCTCACCTGCGACATAGGGTGAAAGTCGTTTGCTTAACCGATAATGAAGGGTCAATTTGTTCCGTAAATGTTGCTCTGGCTCTTTCTCCGGCTCGGATTCTCTCTGGAATCTCAACCGATACCTGGGGGAAAATGATCCGATGGCGCCTTCATATGTCGCGTTCATACTAATTCGTCTCCCAATCTGATCCGTGTAGACAATAAATCGATAATCCCCCGAAAAATAAAGATTCTTAGTGAGTTTATACCGTACGGAGATTTCAGAAAATGTTTTCTTGAAAGTGGAGAGATTATCCTTTAGTCTGATTTGCTGTTCAAGTTCTAACTTGAATCTTGACGCAAGTTTCTTCTCAGCTTTAATGCTCGCCCAGAGCTGATTATCGAGCGTTTGGGATACCGCGTAAAGGGGCTGTAGAAAAAGGCAAAGGGTTATCACCTTGCAATTGATGACGAAGGTGTTAACACAATGACGAAATCTAATCACGGATCATTCATTCTCGTTGACGTCTGCGTAATAGACCTTTATTCGCGCGACATCTCGAAGAAAATCAGTCCTCAGGATTTCAAATCTCCTAATGTCTAAGCCGGTTCTTTCCCGCAGGTCAGACATCAATTCCCGGTAGTTTTCGGGCTTTATGTTTTCAATCTTTTCATAGATGATAATTCTCTCAAGAAGCAAGAACCTGTGCCAATAGGATTCCAGAGTGAATGTCAGGGCAATAATGGCAAAATTTGTGAAGAATAATTCCAAATGGGAAACGATAGGGCCGCTTATGGCATTGATAACCGCCACGGTAATAACGATAAACAGGTAGGTCATTTCTCTTATGGGAATAGGGTCCGTCCGGTATCGGAGGATCGTAAATACGGCAAACAACCCAAAAGCAAATCCAATGCTCAATTGGACACTACTTAGTAAATAGCAGACAAAGAAGATGAGCGTATTGAACATGAAATACGTGAAGGCATAGTTTTCGTTTTTCCAGTAACGGTAATAGATAAGTTTGATCAAGATAAACGCCACTACGAAGTTGATACCATAACCTATTATCAACTCCCACACATGGGCATCATAGACCTTGTTGTCAAACAGGGAGAAATTCTGGACGGCCGAGCTATCCATCATCGGCTTCCCCTGAAAAAGAACCTTCTGACATCAGCTTGTCTATTCTTAGCAGCTTCGGTTTGTACCGGTTGTACTTAACACCGTCATATGTAGCCAGAATCCCCGCACAATACTTGCTGATTCTCATTTCAGCAACGCTCCTTTCCCTCATTTCCCGGATAAACTTTGAACGGGGACGATATCTGCTCTGTTTGACCTCGGAAATCACAAGATTCTTGAAATGCTTCCTGGCTGAACCGTTTGCAACTGAGAGATCGAGATCAATCGTAACCCTATCCCTAAAATCAGTATCTACCAATGTGATTCGCGAGAATTTTGCCTTTAGCTTTGGGGACAGTTTGGTGGGTGAAACTGCAGTCAAGTCCGAAATCATTTCTCTGGCAGGCTCGGTGAACGAATCACTCATTCCGGGAACCTCAATCCGTCGTTTGATTGTTCTATCCTTGTTATTCTTCATCTTGATCTCGAAATAGCAGACATCAGGTACGAGGTACCTCCGCAGCCGGACTTTATATCTGGTACGGATTCCGTTATGATGCTGCCGGTAGAAAAGAAAATTATCTGTGTCAAAGTATACGTTCTCATAGCCTATGATCCGGTTTCCGTCAATTTCCAAAACCCTGAAGTCAGGTTTCAGCTTTTCAAGAACTGACTGCAATTGGGTCTGGTTAAAAACAAATTTCGTATCTTTCCGATTCAAGAGTTGAGCGGAATTCAGATCCTCAAGCGACACGCTGTCGTAATCGGATACTAACAAACCAGGATTTTCGTTTCTGATCATGCCAGAAATATCCAGCAATTAGAGGACATGAAGCTGTTCACCCAATTTTTCCAGTCACGTTAAGGAAATACAACAAAAAGATGGTGCAGGGAGAAATTGATTGGCCCGTTTGGAATCGTAAGATCAACCTTCCTCCGGTATCACTTGATACTATTACTCCCGACCGACTCGTCGGGAAGCCGCACCGGGATCACACCAGACGTTCCTCGGTTCCGATATCGAAGAGGCATACCTTGGATAAATCAAAACGGACTTCAACCGATTTCTTTAACTGTGCGGTGTCCAAGGATGGAATCCGAGCTGTCACTGTTTGATGACCTGCCTGCAAACGTAAAATAGTCTCGTTACCTAGGGGCTCAGCCAGGACTAACGGGAGAGCAATACCATCACTATCCAGATGGATACCTTCAGGTCTTATGCCCAGGACAATATCACCGCTTTGCAGCCCTTTCAAATCAAATCCTCCAAGATCTACGGAGAAATCCGTGCAAAGAAATTTCCCATCCTCCAATCTTCCTGAAAGAAAGTTCATGGGAGGCGATCCAATGAAACCAGCTACAAACATGTTTACCGGATTGTGGTATATGTCAAGCGGTGGTCCCACCTGTTGACTGATTCCGTAGTTCAGAACGACAATTCGATCTCCCATTGTCATGGCTTCCACCTGGTCATGAGTCACGTAGATCAT
The genomic region above belongs to Candidatus Neomarinimicrobiota bacterium and contains:
- a CDS encoding DUF4956 domain-containing protein, whose translation is MMDSSAVQNFSLFDNKVYDAHVWELIIGYGINFVVAFILIKLIYYRYWKNENYAFTYFMFNTLIFFVCYLLSSVQLSIGFAFGLFAVFTILRYRTDPIPIREMTYLFIVITVAVINAISGPIVSHLELFFTNFAIIALTFTLESYWHRFLLLERIIIYEKIENIKPENYRELMSDLRERTGLDIRRFEILRTDFLRDVARIKVYYADVNENE
- a CDS encoding glycoside hydrolase family 130 protein codes for the protein MRYDEMRIPYPMCRNALRYITSLTVCAFLIGCVENNKWQLEPFVKYEHNPILEPLGKTWQAKDIFNPAAWTNGDTIWLLYRAEDSTGTGQWNGTSRIGLAYSSDGLHFEREPYPVLEPTKTWEFPGGCEDPRVVKIGEIFYLTYTAYDGETARLALASSTDLHTWEKHGIIFPKRGWTKSGAILSTPIDGVYWMYFGDTNLWAAYSSDLLTWTVIEEPVLRPRPQRFDSRLVEPGPPPLITTGGILLLYNGANNARVYASGQVLFDKRDPTKIVARSETPFLTPNLMLERQGQIPNVVFIEGLVRFQDRWFLYYGMGDSGIGVAFHDAD
- a CDS encoding DUF2490 domain-containing protein, whose translation is MIRFRHCVNTFVINCKVITLCLFLQPLYAVSQTLDNQLWASIKAEKKLASRFKLELEQQIRLKDNLSTFKKTFSEISVRYKLTKNLYFSGDYRFIVYTDQIGRRISMNATYEGAIGSFSPRYRLRFQRESEPEKEPEQHLRNKLTLHYRLSKRLSPYVAGEVFHLIENPANQFMKYRLTLGIKNRIVKSNSVNFFYRLQKEVNDPKPKTWNIWGLSYEVDF
- a CDS encoding polyphosphate polymerase domain-containing protein; translated protein: MIRNENPGLLVSDYDSVSLEDLNSAQLLNRKDTKFVFNQTQLQSVLEKLKPDFRVLEIDGNRIIGYENVYFDTDNFLFYRQHHNGIRTRYKVRLRRYLVPDVCYFEIKMKNNKDRTIKRRIEVPGMSDSFTEPAREMISDLTAVSPTKLSPKLKAKFSRITLVDTDFRDRVTIDLDLSVANGSARKHFKNLVISEVKQSRYRPRSKFIREMRERSVAEMRISKYCAGILATYDGVKYNRYKPKLLRIDKLMSEGSFSGEADDG